Below is a genomic region from Mycolicibacter hiberniae.
GCGAGCTGCCGGGCCTGCATGAGGGTCAGAGAATCGCGCCCGGCTGGTAGGCGGCAGCACCCGGGTAACGCTCGACCAGTTCGGCGACTTCGGCGGCCACCCGATCGACCTGGTCGGCGGCGGCCCCGGTGAATGCCTGCCGGTCGGCGACCGCCTCCTCCAGGGCCGCGCGGTCCAGCGGCAGCCGCTCGTCGGCGGCAAGCCGGTCCAGCAAGTCCGGTTCGGCGCCACGTTCTCGCATCCCCAGCGCTACCGCGACCGCGTGTTCTTTGATGACCTCGTGGGCGGCTTCGCGGCCCACGCCGGCGCGCACCGCCGCGATGAGCACCTTGGTGGTGGCCAGGAAGGGCAGGTAGCGGTCCAGTTCGCGGGTGATCACTGCCGGGTACGCCCCGAACTCGTCGAGCACGGTCAAGAACGTCTCGGTCTGCCCGTCGACGGCGAAGAAGGCATCCGGCAGCGCGACGCGGCGCACCACCGAACAGAAGACGTCACCCTCGTTCCATTGCGCGCCGGCCAGCTCGGCAGCCATCGAGGCGTAGCCGCGCAACACCACCTGCAGGCCGTTGACCCGCTCGCAGCTGCGCGTGTTCATCTTGTGCGGCATCGCCGAGGACCCCACCTGGCCGGGCGCAAATCCTTCGGTGACCAGTTCGTGGCCGGCCATCAGGCGAATCGTCTGGGCCAGCGATGAGGGGCCGGCACCCAGTTGCACCAGGGCCGAGACCACGTCGTGGTCCAGCGAGCGTGGGTAGACCTGTCCGACGCTGGTCAGCACCGTGGAGAACCCGAGGAAGGCGGCGACTCGGCGCTCCAGCTCGCTGAGCTTGGCGGTGTCGCCGTCGAACAGGTCCAGCATGTCCTGTGCGGTGCCCATCGGCCCCTTGATGCCGCGCAACGGGTAGCGGTCGATCAACTCACCTACCCGCTGCAGCGCGAGCAGCATCTCCTCGGCCGCTGAGGCGAACCGCTTGCCCAGCGTGGTGGCCTGCGCGGCGACATTGTGGCTGCGCCCGGCCATCACCAGGTCGCGGTAGGCCAGCGCATGCCTGACCAGGCGGGCCGCGACGGCGACCCCGTGCTCGTGCACCAGTTGCAGGGACTGGAGGATCTGCAGCTGCTCGACGTTTTCGGTCAGGTCCCGGCTGGTCATGCCTTTGTGGATGTGCTCGTGGCCGGCCAGCGCGTTGAACTCCTCGATGCGGGCCTTGACGTCATGGCGCGTCACCCGCTCGCGATCGGCGATCGATGCCAGATCCACGTCGCCGATCACGGCCTCGTAGTCGGCGATCGCCTCGGCCGGGACCGCCACGCCGAGCTCGGACTGCGCACGCAACACCGCCAGCCACAGCCGCCGTTCGGCAACGATTTTGGCCTGCGGCGACCAGATCTCTGTCATCGCGGTGCTGGCGTAACGGGTGGCCAGCACATTGGGGATGCTCACGAGCAGCTAGCTTACGGTCGCCCGATCCGCCCCGGGCCGGCTGGCCCGCGCAGCGCGGACCGGGAAGTTGCCGGCGTCACCAGCCGCTCGGTGCCAGCGCTCGCTCGTCGACGGGGCCGCGGCCTTCCGACAGTGATATCGCAGCGTCGATGAGGTACTGCGCCACGACCTCGACGGCATGCCGGGGCGGCAGCGGCTCGCAGAGGAAAGCGGGATTGCTTCGGGTGGCGCGACGCAGCACGTTGTGACATCCCGGCGCGAACTGCACCCGGACGACCGTCCGGTCATCGGCCCGATTGATCAAGGGGTATCGATTCTGCATGTAGCGCACACAAGTTCCGGTGCGGTCGATGCCATACCCGGCCACCATGGCGTCGAAGCGGTCCACGGTGACCGGCCAGAACGGCGGCGCGAGGTCGAAGGACCGCACGATCTCGTGCCGGGGTCCCACCGCTACGTGCCGGGTCAGGGTCCGTTCCCGGCATCGGGCGGCGATCTCATGGGGGCGCACCCGATTGATCCGCATGATGTCGAGGAACACCTCGACCGCAATCCGGGCCGCGGGCGCCTGCTGCTCGGCCGTGAGCTGCTGCTGCACAGACATGGCCGACCCCTACGGCCGACCGGTTCGTTTCTGTTTACGGACGTCGGTCCACGGTATCGCCGCTAGGCGAACACATTCTGCGCTCTGGCAACAAGCGGTCAACATGGCGACTCCATATGTCGATAAAAACGGACCGAACGGAGTCTGGCACAGGCGGGCGGCTGGTGACGGTGCTTTGTGGCAACCTGGCGCGGGGGAGTTCAGGCCGGCCCCGGCCGCAGCACCGCGGGTCGCGGACCGCGATCCGCTCGTGGCGGCAGCGAGCGCGCTACAGCGCGTGCAGGATGTCCTCGACCCGGTCCTTGGCGTCGCCGAACAACATGGCGGAGTTCTGCCGGAAGAACAGCGGGTTCTGCACACCCGCGTAGCCCGAAGCCATGGAGCGCTTGAAGACGATCACGTTGTCGGCTTCCCACACGGTGAGCACCGGCATGCCCGCGATAGGGCTCGACGGGTCTTCGGCGGCGGCCGGGTTGACGGTGTCGTTGGCGCCGATCACCAGCACCACGGAGGTGTCGCCGAAGTCGTCGTTGATCTCGTCCATCTCCAGCACGATGTCGTAGGGCACCTTGGCCTCGGCCAGCAGGACGTTCATGTGTCCGGGCAGCCGGCCGGCGACCGGGTGAATGCCGAAGCGCACGTTGACCCCGCGGTCCCGCAGCTTGCGGGTCAGCTCGGCCACTCCGTACTGGGCCTGCGCGACGGCCATACCGTAGCCGGGGGTGATGATCACCGACTCGGCGCCGCTCAGCAGTTCGGCCACTCCCTCCGCGGTGATCTCCCGGTGCTCGCCGTAGTCCTTGTCCTCGGCCGGGCCGGCTTCGATCCCGAAGCCGCCGGCGATCACCGAGATGAACGAGCGGTTCATCGCCTTGCACATGATGTAGGAGAGATAGGCACCCGAGGAGCCGACCAACGCGCCGGTGATGATCAGCAGGTCGTTGGAGAGCAGGAAGCCCGACGCCGCAGCCGCCCAACCGGAGTAGCTGTTGAGCATCGAGACGACCACCGGCATGTCCCCGCCGCCGATAGAGGCCACCAGGTGCCAGCCCAGCGCCAGCGCCAGCACCGTCACGGCGATCAGCAGCCACAGCTGCGGCTCGTAGACGAACCACACCGTCAGCGCGACGAACCCGACCAGGGCGCCGACGTTGAGGAAGTTCTTGCCCGGCAGCATCAGCGGGTTGGACTTCATCCGCCCCGACAGTTTGAGGTTGGCCACGATCGAGCCGGTGAAGGTGACCGCACCGATGAACACCCCGATGAAGACCTCGGCCGAGTGAATGCCCAGCAAGCCCGACGCCGCCAGCTCCTGGGCGTCCGGCCCGTTCCTTGCCGCCTCGACGTGCAGGTAGCCGTTCCAGCCGACCAGCACGGCGGCCAAACCGACGAACGAGTGCAGCAGCGCGATCAGCTCGGGCATGCCGGTCATCTCGACGACCCTGGCCCGCCACAGTCCGATCGCCGCGCCCACCACGGTCGCGCCGATCAACAGCGCCAGGCCCACCGAGGGGATGCCGTGGTGCACCGCCAAGGTGATGGTCGCGGCCAACGCAACCGCCATCCCCAGGATGCCGAAGCTGTTGCCGGCCTTGGACGTCTCGTGCTTGCTCAACCCGGCCAGGGCCAGGATGAACAGCAGGGCCGCGACGATGTACGCCGCCGAGGCGGCGGTCTCAACTGAAAACATAAGCGGTGTCTACTCCAAGTCGGGGTGCGCAGCGCCTAGCTGCGAGAGAACATGGCGAGCATGCGGCGGGTCACCGCAAAACCACCGAAGATATTGATGCTGGCCAGCAGGATCGCCGCGGCGGCCAAACTCGTGATGACCGGGTCTTCGTGGCCGATTTGCAGCAGCGCTCCCACCACGATGATTCCCGAGATCGCATTCGTCACCGACATCAGCGGGGTGTGCAGCGCGTGGTGCACGTGCCCGATGACGTAGTAGCCGATCACGATCGCCAGCGCGAAGACGGTCAAATGCACCTGCAGCGCCGCGGGCGCCAGGGCGACCAGCGTGAACAGCACCGCCGCAGCGCCCACCACCAGGCGCAGCCGACGGCCCGCCGACATCGGCTCCTTGGCCGCCTGGGCGGGCGCCGGGGCTTCGGCGGCCTTGGCCGGTGCGGCCGAGACCTGAACCGGTGGCGGCGGCCAGGTCGACTCGCCGTCGCGCACGACGGTCATCGACCGCTGCACCACGTCGTCGAAGTCCAGCACCAGCTGGCCGTCCTTGCCGGGGGTCATCAGCTTCATCAGGTTGACCAGGTTGGTGCCGTAGAGCTGCGACGCCTGCGCGGGCAACCGGCCGGCCAAGTCGGTGTAGCCGATGATCGTCACGCCGTTGGCGGTGACGATCGCCTGGTCCTTGACGGTGCCCTCCACGTTGCCGCCGTTGGCCGCGGCCATGTCGACGATCACGCTGCCCGGCTTCATCGACGCCACCATGTCGGCGGTGATGATCCGCGGGGCGGGCTTACCCGGGATGAGCGCCGTGGTGACGATGATGTCGACGTCGGCGCACTGGTCGGCGTAGAGCTGTGCCTCGCGGGCCTTGTAGTCGTCGCTCATCTCCTTGGCATAGCCGGTGGCCGACACCTCGGTCTCAGTCGACTCGATCGACAGGTACTCACCGCCGAGCGAGCGAACCTGGTCGGCTACCTCCGGGCGTGGGTCGGTGGCCCGCACGATCGCGCCCAGGCTGCCGGCGGCGCCGATCGCGGCCAGGCCCGCCACTCCGGCGCCCACCACCAGCACCTTGGCCGGCGGCACCTTGCCTGCCGCGGTCACCTGACCGGTGAAGAACCGGCCGAAGACGTGGGCAGCCTCGATCACGGCGCGGTAGCCGGCGATGTTGGCCATCGAGCTCAGCACGTCCAGCGACTGCGCGCGCGAGATCCGGGGCACGGCGTCCATCGACAGGGCGGTGATGGGCCGGCGAGCCAGATCCTCGACCCGGTCGGGGTTCAGCGCCGGTGCGAGCAGGCTGACCAGGGTCGCGCCCGGCTTCATCCCGTCGAGCTGCTCGGCAGACGGGGCGTTGACGCCGAAAACGATGTCTGCGCTGCGCGCATCGCCGATGGTGGCGCCGGCTTCGATGTAGGCCGCATCGGAAAATGACGACGCTTCACCGGCACCGGAATCCACCACGACGTCATAACCGAGCTTGGTCAGTGCAGCGACCGTCGTCGGCGTCGCCGACACACGCGTCTCACCGGGCTGCGCCTCGGATAGGACACCGATATTCATGACGTAGCTCTCCACATTCACATCTCGTCGCCGTCTTCGGGCGTTTCCAGGCGTCTCCTACCCCCTGTTACCCGCCAGTAGCTAAGGAGGCACAAAGGGATCGAGGCAGCATACCGTGTGCGCTTCTCAGGCTGACACCGCGCGCTGATCCAGCGGCACCAGCACGTCGATGACGTCGATGACGGCAGCTCGGGCGGCCGCCCGCGGCCCCTGGAGGTCATCGACCAGCGCCGCCATCACCGCGCCGTCGACCATGCAGACCAGGGCATACGCCATCTCGACCCGCGCGATCCGGCCGGATCGTTCGACAGCTTCGGTGACCGCCTCGGAGCGTTGATGCAGGATGCGTCGCTGAATGTCGCGAAGCGCCGGGTGCCGCGAGCACACGATGTAGCGCTCGTAGCGGGAGATCAGTTGCTCGTCGATCTGCCCGTCCCCGTCGTGACCGACCAGCAACTCCACAAGGATGTCCGCGGTGGTTTCGGCGCTGCGCCGGCGCCGGGACAGGTCGGTGATCCGGGCGCGCAGTTGGGCGAGTTCCAACATCCCGATGTGTTCCACCGCGTGGGCGATCAGGTCGTCGAGCGAGGAGAAGTAGTACGTCGTCGATGCCAGCGGCAGACCGGCCCGTCGCGCCACGGCACGGTGGCGTACCGCATCGAATCCACCTTCGCGCAGCAGCTCGGCGGCGGCGCTGATCAGCGCGTACCGTCGCCGTTCACCCTTGGGCGTCACTGCTGTCATCACGCCTAAAGATGCTGCCAGCCCGGCTGGTGCCGCATCATGCGTTTCGGCTTTTCGAATCAAACCGCACCCGCTGGCATGATGACCCAATGCCGGAGTTGAACCGACGCGCGGTGCTACGCATGGCGGCCACGATGGGCACGGCGGGCGCGCTGGGCGCGAGCTCGCTGCTGCAGCCACGGACATGGGCCGCCCCGCTGCAGACCGCACCGACGATGGTCCGGGGTTCGTTCACCTCGGCGGCGCGCGGTGGGGTCACCACCAACTGGGCGATCGCCCGGCCGCCCGGTCAGACCGGCGCGCTGCGTCCGCTGATCGCTCTGCACGGCAAGGGAAGTGACACGGAAACCGTGATGGCCGGCGGCGTCGAGCAAGGGCTGGCACAAGCAGTCGATGCGGGGCTCCCCCCGTTCGCAGTGGTGGCCGTCGACGGCGGCGGAAGCTACTGGCATCGCCGCGCGTCCGGGGAGGACTCCGGGGCGATGGTCACCGACGAGTTGTTACCGTTGCTGGCCGAGCAGGGCTTAGACACCTCCCGGGTGGGTTTCATCGGCTGGTCGATGGGCGGGTACGGCGCCTTGTTGCTGGGCGGCCGACTCGGCCCGCGCCGGACCGCGGCCATTTGCGCGGTCAGCCCCGCGCTGTGGCTGTCGCCCGGGGCCAGCGCCCCGGGCGCGTTCGACGGGGCAGCCGACTTCGCCGCGAACTCGGTGTTCGGCATGCCGGCGTTGGGTTCGATCCCGATCCGGGTGGACTGCGGCAACGACGACCCGTTCTACGCGGCCACCCAGGCATTCATCGCCCAGCTGCCCAACCCGCCGGCCGGGGGTTTCTCCCCCGGCGGCCACGACGGGTCTTACTGGAGTTCGCAGTTGCCCGCCGAATTGACCTGGCTGGCACCGCTGCTGGCCGCCTAGCCGGTTTCCGGTCCGGCGGCCTGCGGGTCGCCGGGCCCTACTGGCAGAGCTTGCCCAGCGCGGTGATGTGCGAGTCGAGGTCATGCCCGAGCTGCTCGCGTTCGGCGTTGGGCTGCCCGACGAGGTAGCTGAGGTTGAGACGCTCAAGCCCTCCGGCCATCTTCTGGGCCTGGTCGGCAACGTCTTCCGGCGTCGCGGGGTTGGCCTCCAACCGGCCGCGCAGGTAGGCGGCGCTCGCGGTCAGCGACAACCTCGCGTTGGCGGCCACCGCGAGCTGGGCCACCGGGTTCTCCGGCTCCGGGTTCTTCATGTGCATGTTGTTGGCCACCGCTTGACGGGAGAGCACGACCGCACTGCAGACGTCCTTCTTCGCGTCGTTGGCCTGCTGATCGCTGAACTTGGCAGAGCCACCACCCGATGACGGATGCCACACGGCGGCCACCGCCGCGCCACCGATCAGGCCGGCGGCCAATCCGACCGCCGCGGCGATCAGCAACGGGCCGCGGCTCGGCTGCACCGGCGCGGGAAGGGGAGCCGATCGCCGCTTCTCCGCGGCTTCGGTCTTCTTCTCCGCGGCTTCGGTCTTCGCCGGAGGAGACTGCTTTACGGGTTCATCCGGCTTCTCGGATTCAGTGGACTCCGGTTCAGTTTGGTCAGCCATGCCCCAAGGATAGCGGTAGGCGACCCGCGTCAGATCTGTATCGCGCCCTGCGCGGCAGCTGCGCCGATGTCACTGCGAAAGTGACTCCCCGGCAGGCGGATTGAATTGAGGATGCGATAGGCCTCGGCACGTGCGGCACTCAGATCGGCTCCGACGCCCACGACCGAGAGCACGCGCCCCCCAGACGACACCACCGCGCCGTCCTCGCGGCGGGCGGTACCGGCGTGCAACACTCCGTCGCCCTCGGCCCCCACGATCACGTCGCCGACGCGCGGCCGCCCGGGGTAGTTCTCCGCAGCCAGCACCACCGTCACCGCCGCGGCATCGCGCCAGCGCAACGCGCCGAACTCGCTCAGTCCGCCGGTGGCAGCGGCGCGCAACAACTGCCCGAGTGGCGACTCCAGCAGCGCCAGCACCGCCTGCGTCTCGGGATCGCCGAAGCGGCAATTGAATTCGACCACCGCCGGCCCGGTCGAGGTCATCGCCAGACCGGCATAGAGCAGCCCGGTGAATCGGCTGCCCCGCCGCAGCAGTTCGGCCGCGACGGGTTCGACAATGCCAGAGACGATCGCGTCGGCGGCCTGCGGAGACAACCACGACAGCGGGGCGTAGGCGCCCATGCCGCCGGTGTTGGGTCCGCTGTCGCCGTCGCCGACACGCTTGAAGTCCTGCGCCGGCAGCAACGGCACCACGGTGGCACCGTCGACGATGCAGAACAACGACAGTTCGGGCCCGTCCAAGAAGGACTCCAACAGCACCGGATGGCCGCTGTCGAGCAGGCCGGCGGCATGGGCCCGGGCGGCCGCCCGATCCGCCGTCACCACCACGCCTTTGCCCGCGGCCAGGCCGTCGTCTTTGACCACCCAGGCCGCCTCCCCGGCGTCGGGGCCGAACCGGCTCAGGGCGGCGTCGAGGTCAGCGGGGCTGTCGACGATCTCCGATCGAGCGGTGCGTACCCCGGCGGCGGCCATCACGTCCTTGGCGAACGCCTTGGAACCCTCGATGCGAGCGGCGTCCTGCGACGGCCCAAAGCACGCGATTCCTGCGGCACGTACCGCGTCCGCGACGCCCAGGACCAGCGGCACTTCCGGTCCGATGACCACCAGGTCTGCCTCGACCTCGCGTGCCAAGGCGGTGACCGCCGACCCGGAGGTGATGTCGATGTCGCGCTGCTCGGCCACCGCCGCGGTACCGGCGTTGCCGGGAGCGATCACCAGGTGATCGACCTGGGGGTCCTTGCGCAGCGCGAGGAGTAACGCATGTTCCCGGGCACCGGAACCGATCACCAGGACGCGCATGGGCGCCACTCCTCTCTGTTTCGCCTCGCTGTTCATCGGCGGGACGCGACACAAAGGATATATAAGGTACGAACCGGTTTCCGGCCCGAGTTCCCGCCCGCGCCGGCGGCTCCGGCCTACCCCGCGGGGCTCGCGGGGTAGCCGGGCTGGCCGCTCTGGCCGGACGCGCCGCCGGTACCGCCTTGACCAGCAGCACCGGCGGATCCTCCGGCACCGCCCACGCCTGCGACGCCGGGGTCGCCGCCTCTGCTGGTGGAGTCGACGACCGCCCCATTGCCGCCGTCGCCGCCGTTGCCGCCGTCACCGTTCAGGCCGCCGGGTTCGCTGTTGCCGCCCGCACCGCCGTCACCGCCGGCACCGCCGTCGCCGTTGTTGACGTCGATCACGCCGTCTGCGCCGACGGCGCCGTCGCCGCCGTGGCCCCCGTTTCCGATGACACCGCTTCGACCGAGGGCGCCGGTGCCGCCGCCATCACCGCCGTGACCGCCCTTGCCGCCGTAGCCGTTGTTGTAGCCGATCTGACCGGCGGTGCCGTGGCCGCCGTGACCGCCGTTGCCACCGGATCCGGCCTGCCCGGTGGCACCTCCGGCGGTGCCGCCCAGGCCGCCATGGCCGCCGTTGCCGCCGTAGCCGTTGTTGAACGTGATGAAACCGTGGGCGCCGGCACCGCCGTCGCCGCCGTCACCGCCGTTACCCACCCGGCTGGCGATGCCGACGGTCCCGGTCAGGCCGCTGTTGCCGCCGTAGCCGCCGTTGCCGCCGTAACCGTTGTTGTAGCCGATCTGCCCCTCGCTGCCATGGCCGCCGTGACCGCCGTTGCCGCCGGCGCCGGCGCGACCGCTGAGGTCACCGGCGTTGCCACCGGCACCACCGTGGCCGCCGTTGCCGCCGTAGCCGTTGTTGAACGTGATGACGCCATGGGCGCCGGCACCACCATCGCCGCCGTCGCCGCCGTCGCCGACCGCACCGGCACGACCAACGGATCCGGCCTGCCCGCCGGTACCGCCGTTGCCGCCCGCTCCGCCGTGGCCGTTGTTGTAGTCCACCTGGCCGGCCGCACCGGTACCGCCGACACCGCCGGCGCCACCGTTGCCGGCCCGACCACTGGCGTCACCGGCGTTGCCACCGACGCCGCCGTTGCCACCGTTGCCGGCCTGGCCGTTGTTCGTCGTGACCACACCGGTCGCACCCATCCCGCCGACGCCACCGTCACCGCCGTCACCGACCGCACCGGCACGACCGACAGAGCCGGCCAACCCACCGGTACCCCCACGACCACCCGTACCGCCGTAGCCGTTGTTGTAGCCCACCTGACCGGTCGCACCCGTACCGCCGACACCCCCGGCGCCACCGTTGCCGGCCCGACCACTGGCGTCACCGGCATTGCCACCGACGCCGCCGTTGCCACCGTTGCCGGCCTGGCCGTTGTTCGTCGTGACCACACCGGTCGCACCCATCCCGCCGACGCCACCGTCACCGCCGTCACCGACCGCACCGGCACGACCGACAGAGCCGGCCAACCCACCGGTACCCCCACGACCACCCGTACCGCCGTAGCCGTTGTTGTAGCCCACCTGACCGGTCGCACCCGTACCGCCGACACCCCCGGCGCCACCGCTACCGGCCCGACCACTGGCGTCACCGGCATTGCCACCGACACCACCGTTGCCACCGGTGCCGCCGTAGCCGTTGTTCGACGTGACCACACCGGTCGCACCCATCCCGCCGACGCCACCGTCACCGCCGTCACCGACCGCACCGGCACGACCGACAGAGCCGGCCAACCCACCGGTACCCCCACGACCACCCGTACCGCCGTAGCCGTTGTTGTAGCCCACCTGACCG
It encodes:
- a CDS encoding TetR/AcrR family transcriptional regulator, which translates into the protein MTAVTPKGERRRYALISAAAELLREGGFDAVRHRAVARRAGLPLASTTYYFSSLDDLIAHAVEHIGMLELAQLRARITDLSRRRRSAETTADILVELLVGHDGDGQIDEQLISRYERYIVCSRHPALRDIQRRILHQRSEAVTEAVERSGRIARVEMAYALVCMVDGAVMAALVDDLQGPRAAARAAVIDVIDVLVPLDQRAVSA
- the purD gene encoding phosphoribosylamine--glycine ligase, yielding MRVLVIGSGAREHALLLALRKDPQVDHLVIAPGNAGTAAVAEQRDIDITSGSAVTALAREVEADLVVIGPEVPLVLGVADAVRAAGIACFGPSQDAARIEGSKAFAKDVMAAAGVRTARSEIVDSPADLDAALSRFGPDAGEAAWVVKDDGLAAGKGVVVTADRAAARAHAAGLLDSGHPVLLESFLDGPELSLFCIVDGATVVPLLPAQDFKRVGDGDSGPNTGGMGAYAPLSWLSPQAADAIVSGIVEPVAAELLRRGSRFTGLLYAGLAMTSTGPAVVEFNCRFGDPETQAVLALLESPLGQLLRAAATGGLSEFGALRWRDAAAVTVVLAAENYPGRPRVGDVIVGAEGDGVLHAGTARREDGAVVSSGGRVLSVVGVGADLSAARAEAYRILNSIRLPGSHFRSDIGAAAAQGAIQI
- a CDS encoding alpha/beta hydrolase codes for the protein MPELNRRAVLRMAATMGTAGALGASSLLQPRTWAAPLQTAPTMVRGSFTSAARGGVTTNWAIARPPGQTGALRPLIALHGKGSDTETVMAGGVEQGLAQAVDAGLPPFAVVAVDGGGSYWHRRASGEDSGAMVTDELLPLLAEQGLDTSRVGFIGWSMGGYGALLLGGRLGPRRTAAICAVSPALWLSPGASAPGAFDGAADFAANSVFGMPALGSIPIRVDCGNDDPFYAATQAFIAQLPNPPAGGFSPGGHDGSYWSSQLPAELTWLAPLLAA
- the pntB gene encoding Re/Si-specific NAD(P)(+) transhydrogenase subunit beta, with amino-acid sequence MFSVETAASAAYIVAALLFILALAGLSKHETSKAGNSFGILGMAVALAATITLAVHHGIPSVGLALLIGATVVGAAIGLWRARVVEMTGMPELIALLHSFVGLAAVLVGWNGYLHVEAARNGPDAQELAASGLLGIHSAEVFIGVFIGAVTFTGSIVANLKLSGRMKSNPLMLPGKNFLNVGALVGFVALTVWFVYEPQLWLLIAVTVLALALGWHLVASIGGGDMPVVVSMLNSYSGWAAAASGFLLSNDLLIITGALVGSSGAYLSYIMCKAMNRSFISVIAGGFGIEAGPAEDKDYGEHREITAEGVAELLSGAESVIITPGYGMAVAQAQYGVAELTRKLRDRGVNVRFGIHPVAGRLPGHMNVLLAEAKVPYDIVLEMDEINDDFGDTSVVLVIGANDTVNPAAAEDPSSPIAGMPVLTVWEADNVIVFKRSMASGYAGVQNPLFFRQNSAMLFGDAKDRVEDILHAL
- the purB gene encoding adenylosuccinate lyase, with amino-acid sequence MSIPNVLATRYASTAMTEIWSPQAKIVAERRLWLAVLRAQSELGVAVPAEAIADYEAVIGDVDLASIADRERVTRHDVKARIEEFNALAGHEHIHKGMTSRDLTENVEQLQILQSLQLVHEHGVAVAARLVRHALAYRDLVMAGRSHNVAAQATTLGKRFASAAEEMLLALQRVGELIDRYPLRGIKGPMGTAQDMLDLFDGDTAKLSELERRVAAFLGFSTVLTSVGQVYPRSLDHDVVSALVQLGAGPSSLAQTIRLMAGHELVTEGFAPGQVGSSAMPHKMNTRSCERVNGLQVVLRGYASMAAELAGAQWNEGDVFCSVVRRVALPDAFFAVDGQTETFLTVLDEFGAYPAVITRELDRYLPFLATTKVLIAAVRAGVGREAAHEVIKEHAVAVALGMRERGAEPDLLDRLAADERLPLDRAALEEAVADRQAFTGAAADQVDRVAAEVAELVERYPGAAAYQPGAIL
- a CDS encoding Re/Si-specific NAD(P)(+) transhydrogenase subunit alpha; translated protein: MNIGVLSEAQPGETRVSATPTTVAALTKLGYDVVVDSGAGEASSFSDAAYIEAGATIGDARSADIVFGVNAPSAEQLDGMKPGATLVSLLAPALNPDRVEDLARRPITALSMDAVPRISRAQSLDVLSSMANIAGYRAVIEAAHVFGRFFTGQVTAAGKVPPAKVLVVGAGVAGLAAIGAAGSLGAIVRATDPRPEVADQVRSLGGEYLSIESTETEVSATGYAKEMSDDYKAREAQLYADQCADVDIIVTTALIPGKPAPRIITADMVASMKPGSVIVDMAAANGGNVEGTVKDQAIVTANGVTIIGYTDLAGRLPAQASQLYGTNLVNLMKLMTPGKDGQLVLDFDDVVQRSMTVVRDGESTWPPPPVQVSAAPAKAAEAPAPAQAAKEPMSAGRRLRLVVGAAAVLFTLVALAPAALQVHLTVFALAIVIGYYVIGHVHHALHTPLMSVTNAISGIIVVGALLQIGHEDPVITSLAAAAILLASINIFGGFAVTRRMLAMFSRS